A single region of the Solwaraspora sp. WMMD791 genome encodes:
- the hutI gene encoding imidazolonepropionase: MTTGTLLVTGIGELVTNDPAHDGGPLGLLTDAAVLVDGGRIAWVGHAAQAPAADRRLDAQGRAGLPGFVDSHTHLVFAGDRAGEFAARMAGVRYDGGGIRTTVTATRAADDATLRATAGRLRREALRQGSTTIEIKSGYGLNVTDEARSLRVAAEFSTETTFLGAHVVPAEYADRPDAYVDLVTGPMLAAAAPYARWVDVFCERGAFDGDQARAVLAAGAAAGLGLRVHANQLGPGPGVAVAVELGAASADHCTHLSDADVAALAGSSTVATLLPGAEFATRSPYPDARRLLDAGVTVALASDCNPGSSYTTSMPFCVALAVREMAMTPAEAVWAATGGGARALRRTDVGVLRPGARADLLLLDAPSYLHLAYRPGVPLISQVLHDGEPVCPL; encoded by the coding sequence ATGACGACGGGCACGCTGCTGGTGACCGGTATCGGGGAGCTGGTCACCAACGATCCGGCGCACGACGGCGGCCCGCTGGGGCTGCTGACCGACGCGGCGGTGCTGGTCGACGGCGGCCGGATCGCCTGGGTGGGGCACGCGGCGCAGGCCCCGGCCGCCGACCGGCGGCTCGACGCGCAGGGCCGGGCCGGGCTGCCCGGCTTCGTGGACAGCCACACCCACCTGGTCTTCGCCGGGGACCGGGCGGGCGAGTTCGCCGCCCGGATGGCCGGGGTCCGCTACGACGGCGGCGGCATCCGGACCACGGTCACGGCGACCCGCGCCGCCGACGACGCAACGCTGCGCGCCACCGCCGGGCGACTGCGCCGCGAAGCGCTGCGCCAGGGCAGCACCACGATCGAGATCAAGAGTGGGTACGGGCTCAACGTCACCGACGAGGCCCGGTCGTTGCGGGTGGCGGCGGAGTTCAGTACGGAGACGACGTTCCTCGGCGCCCATGTGGTGCCGGCCGAGTACGCCGACCGTCCGGACGCCTACGTGGACCTGGTCACCGGTCCGATGCTCGCGGCCGCCGCACCGTACGCCCGGTGGGTGGACGTGTTCTGCGAACGTGGCGCGTTCGACGGCGACCAGGCCCGCGCGGTGCTCGCCGCCGGTGCGGCGGCCGGCCTGGGGCTGCGGGTGCACGCCAACCAGCTCGGGCCCGGACCGGGGGTGGCGGTGGCGGTGGAGCTGGGGGCGGCCAGCGCCGACCACTGCACCCACCTGTCCGACGCGGACGTGGCGGCGCTGGCCGGCTCGTCGACGGTGGCGACGCTGCTGCCGGGGGCGGAGTTCGCCACCCGGTCGCCGTACCCGGATGCCCGCCGGCTGCTCGACGCCGGGGTGACGGTCGCGTTGGCCAGCGACTGCAACCCGGGGTCGTCGTACACCACGTCGATGCCGTTCTGTGTCGCGCTGGCGGTCCGGGAGATGGCGATGACCCCGGCGGAGGCGGTCTGGGCGGCGACCGGCGGCGGCGCGCGAGCGCTGCGCCGCACCGACGTCGGGGTGCTGCGGCCCGGTGCCCGCGCCGACCTGCTGCTGCTCGACGCGCCGTCCTATCTGCACCTGGCCTACCGGCCGGGGGTGCCACTGATCAGCCAGGTCCTGCACGACGGGGAGCCCGTATGCCCACTGTGA
- a CDS encoding allantoate amidohydrolase, with the protein MSVDGDPLVARFRATWAELAGIGRDPATGGYLRYAWSPAELACRRWFVAQATGRGLAVRADGNGNLWGDWVPPGVDPTAPAVVTGSHFDSVPYGGGYDGPLGIVSALLAVDILREQGVVPARPVTVAAFVEEEGSRFGLACLGSRLLTGAVSPERALALADADGVTLAEAMRTAGADPAAVGPDPARLTRIGAFVELHVEQGRALVDLAAPVGVASMIWPHGRWRLEFTGVGDHAGTTRMADRRNPMLTCAHTVLAADAQARRLGGHATVGRVEVRPNATNAIPARVRAWLDARAADGSTLAALVDAVAADAATRAAADGTTVTVVGESDSPAVAFASTLTGRIRTAIEAAGPGPVPVLPTAAGHDAGVLAGHVPTAMIFVRNPTGVSHAPAEHATDDDCAAGVRALAAALAELAAR; encoded by the coding sequence ATGAGCGTCGACGGCGATCCGCTGGTCGCACGGTTCCGGGCGACGTGGGCGGAGCTGGCTGGCATCGGCCGCGATCCGGCCACCGGCGGTTACCTGCGGTACGCCTGGTCGCCGGCCGAGCTGGCCTGCCGGCGGTGGTTCGTCGCGCAGGCGACCGGTCGAGGGCTGGCGGTGCGGGCCGACGGCAACGGCAACCTGTGGGGCGACTGGGTGCCGCCGGGGGTGGACCCGACCGCCCCGGCGGTCGTCACCGGCAGCCATTTCGACTCGGTGCCGTACGGCGGCGGCTACGACGGCCCGCTCGGCATCGTGTCGGCGCTGCTCGCCGTCGACATCCTGCGGGAGCAGGGTGTCGTGCCGGCCCGGCCGGTCACCGTCGCCGCGTTCGTCGAGGAGGAGGGGTCCCGGTTCGGCCTGGCCTGCCTCGGGTCGCGGCTGCTGACCGGTGCGGTGTCGCCGGAGCGGGCGCTGGCCCTGGCCGACGCCGACGGGGTGACCTTGGCCGAGGCGATGCGCACGGCCGGTGCCGACCCGGCGGCGGTCGGCCCGGATCCGGCGCGGCTGACCCGGATCGGGGCCTTCGTCGAGTTGCACGTCGAGCAGGGTCGGGCGCTGGTGGACCTGGCCGCGCCGGTCGGGGTGGCGAGCATGATCTGGCCGCACGGGCGGTGGCGGCTGGAGTTCACCGGGGTCGGCGACCACGCCGGCACCACCCGGATGGCCGACCGCCGCAACCCGATGCTGACCTGCGCGCACACGGTGCTCGCCGCCGACGCGCAGGCCCGGCGGCTCGGCGGGCACGCCACCGTCGGCCGGGTCGAGGTCCGGCCGAACGCCACCAACGCGATCCCGGCGCGGGTCCGCGCCTGGCTGGACGCGCGGGCGGCTGACGGGTCCACGCTGGCCGCGCTGGTCGACGCGGTGGCCGCCGACGCGGCGACGCGGGCCGCCGCCGACGGCACCACGGTCACCGTCGTCGGCGAGTCGGACAGTCCGGCGGTGGCGTTCGCGTCGACCCTGACCGGCCGGATCCGTACGGCGATCGAGGCGGCCGGACCCGGCCCGGTGCCGGTCCTGCCGACCGCCGCCGGGCACGACGCCGGTGTCCTCGCCGGACACGTGCCGACGGCGATGATCTTCGTACGGAATCCGACCGGGGTGTCACACGCCCCGGCCGAGCACGCCACCGACGACGACTGCGCCGCCGGGGTCCGGGCCCTGGCGGCCGCGCTGGCCGAACTGGCCGCCCGATGA
- a CDS encoding formimidoylglutamate deiminase, translating to MRWYAEYAWLDGPAPVAGVLIEAEAGRFTAVTAGQPAPPGVPRLAGVTLPGLANAHSHAFHRALRGRTHDDRGSFWTWRDRMYAVAGRLDPDTYLVLARAVYAELALAGVTCVGEFHYLHHDPQGRRYTDPNVMADALAQAAADAGVRITLLDTCYLTAGVDGAPLAGVQRRFGDADATAWADRFGSWRPTGAHVRAAAAVHSVRAVPAAELPVVADWAAQRRAPLHVHLSEQPAENAACLVRYGRTPTKLLADAGVLGPDTTAVHATHLTDADVALLGGSGTGVCLCPTTERDLADGIGPAGPLSAAGVALSVGSDSHAVIDLFEEARAVEAHERLRTGRRGHFSPAQLLATAGEVGHRALGWADAGRIAVGARADLVTVRCDSVRTAGIDPAGLVFAATAADVTDVVVDGRPVVADGRHLHLDVPAELAAAIRAVTTG from the coding sequence ATGAGGTGGTACGCCGAGTACGCGTGGCTGGACGGGCCGGCTCCGGTCGCCGGGGTGCTGATCGAAGCCGAGGCGGGCCGGTTCACTGCGGTCACGGCAGGACAGCCGGCCCCGCCGGGCGTGCCGAGGCTGGCCGGGGTGACCCTGCCCGGCCTGGCCAACGCCCACTCGCACGCCTTCCACCGGGCGTTGCGCGGGCGCACCCACGACGACCGGGGCAGCTTCTGGACCTGGCGGGACCGGATGTACGCGGTCGCCGGCCGGCTCGACCCGGACACCTACCTGGTGTTGGCCCGCGCCGTGTACGCCGAGCTGGCGCTCGCCGGGGTGACCTGCGTCGGCGAGTTCCACTACCTGCACCACGACCCGCAGGGCCGGCGGTACACCGACCCGAACGTGATGGCCGACGCGCTGGCGCAGGCGGCCGCCGACGCCGGGGTGCGGATCACCCTGCTGGACACCTGTTACCTGACGGCCGGGGTGGACGGTGCCCCGCTGGCCGGGGTGCAGCGGCGCTTCGGCGACGCCGATGCGACGGCGTGGGCCGACCGGTTTGGCAGCTGGCGGCCGACCGGCGCGCACGTCCGAGCGGCGGCGGCGGTCCACTCGGTACGGGCGGTGCCGGCCGCCGAACTGCCGGTCGTCGCGGACTGGGCGGCGCAGCGGCGGGCCCCGCTGCACGTACACCTGTCGGAGCAGCCGGCGGAGAACGCGGCCTGTCTGGTCCGGTACGGCCGGACCCCGACGAAGCTGCTGGCCGATGCCGGGGTGCTCGGACCGGACACGACGGCGGTGCACGCCACCCACCTGACCGACGCCGACGTGGCGTTGCTCGGCGGGTCGGGCACCGGTGTCTGTCTCTGCCCGACGACCGAACGGGACCTGGCCGACGGGATCGGCCCGGCCGGGCCGCTGTCGGCCGCCGGGGTCGCGTTGAGCGTGGGCAGTGACAGTCACGCGGTGATCGACCTGTTCGAGGAGGCGCGGGCGGTGGAGGCGCACGAGCGGCTGCGTACCGGCCGGCGGGGCCACTTCTCCCCCGCGCAGCTGCTGGCCACGGCGGGCGAGGTCGGGCACCGGGCGTTGGGCTGGGCCGATGCCGGGCGGATCGCGGTCGGGGCCCGCGCCGACCTGGTCACCGTCCGGTGCGACAGTGTGCGGACCGCCGGGATCGACCCGGCCGGGCTGGTCTTCGCGGCGACCGCCGCCGACGTCACCGACGTGGTCGTCGACGGCCGACCGGTGGTCGCCGACGGCCGGCACCTGCACCTCGACGTACCGGCCGAACTGGCCGCCGCGATCCGGGCGGTGACGACCGGATGA
- a CDS encoding HNH endonuclease, whose protein sequence is MGREKYTRERLATAAAQCRNVTDMLRHLGIRVSGGSHAHISRRLKFYGINTSHFTGSAHNRGQRGYYRLTPPMLLTRLPEGSRRTPGFRLKRALLSIGVPERCATCGTGPIWQNAPLTLHVDHIDGDFLNNSATNLRLLCPNCHSQTETYAGSRRTPTTSEPRDRAAATEPVAGPPAARLPYPGRVT, encoded by the coding sequence ATGGGGAGAGAAAAATATACGCGTGAGCGACTTGCCACTGCCGCTGCACAGTGCCGCAACGTCACCGATATGCTGCGCCATCTGGGGATCCGGGTCAGCGGGGGCTCACACGCGCATATCAGTCGCCGCCTGAAGTTCTATGGCATCAACACGTCACACTTCACCGGCAGCGCCCACAATCGAGGTCAGCGCGGATATTACCGATTGACCCCGCCGATGCTGTTGACCAGGCTGCCCGAAGGATCTCGACGGACACCGGGATTTCGACTGAAGCGGGCGCTGCTGTCGATCGGCGTCCCGGAGCGATGCGCCACCTGTGGGACCGGCCCCATCTGGCAGAACGCTCCATTGACGCTGCACGTGGACCACATCGACGGCGACTTCCTGAACAACAGCGCGACCAACCTACGGCTGCTCTGCCCCAACTGCCACAGCCAGACGGAGACCTACGCCGGATCACGTCGCACCCCGACGACAAGCGAGCCGCGGGATCGAGCTGCGGCGACCGAGCCGGTCGCCGGCCCGCCCGCAGCTCGACTACCGTATCCTGGACGCGTAACCTAG
- a CDS encoding MOSC N-terminal beta barrel domain-containing protein yields the protein MDHTTHRAVHPATAVRVVALHTYPVKGCRRLDHDAARVERWGLSGDRRWMIVDPDGVGLTQREVPALVTIHPRPGTAGPDLDDAAGLTLRSAGRPTLDVAAPVDGELVPVRVFRSKTAVPARLAAPAAHDWLTDLLGRPARLVWLADPTVRPVDPDFSRPGDTVSFADGYPVLLTSTASLDAVNDWLVGSGDPAAPLPMHRFRPNVVLSGAPAWTEDTWLGQRIRIGEVAFRVAKTCARCVVTTTDQDTGERGQQPLRILGQHRRGPKGVLFGMNLIPDGTGRIAVGDPVTVPAGPAARPFSPDS from the coding sequence GTGGACCACACGACGCACCGGGCCGTTCACCCGGCGACCGCCGTACGGGTCGTCGCACTGCACACGTACCCGGTGAAGGGGTGTCGCCGGCTCGACCACGACGCCGCCCGGGTCGAACGCTGGGGCCTGTCCGGCGACCGGCGCTGGATGATCGTCGACCCCGACGGCGTCGGACTCACCCAGCGGGAGGTTCCCGCCCTGGTCACCATCCACCCCAGACCCGGCACCGCCGGTCCCGACCTGGACGACGCTGCCGGCCTCACCCTGCGCAGTGCCGGCCGACCCACGCTCGACGTCGCCGCACCGGTCGACGGCGAGCTGGTGCCGGTCCGCGTCTTCCGGTCCAAGACCGCGGTGCCGGCCCGGCTCGCCGCGCCCGCCGCCCACGACTGGCTCACCGACCTGCTCGGCCGGCCGGCCCGGCTGGTCTGGCTCGCCGACCCGACGGTACGGCCGGTCGACCCCGACTTCAGCCGACCCGGCGACACGGTCAGCTTCGCCGACGGGTACCCGGTCCTGCTGACCAGCACCGCCTCACTCGACGCGGTGAACGACTGGCTCGTCGGGTCCGGCGACCCGGCGGCGCCCCTGCCGATGCACCGGTTCCGCCCCAACGTGGTCCTCTCCGGAGCACCGGCCTGGACCGAGGACACCTGGCTCGGACAGCGGATCCGGATCGGCGAAGTGGCGTTCCGGGTGGCCAAGACCTGCGCGCGGTGCGTCGTCACCACGACCGACCAGGACACCGGCGAACGGGGCCAGCAGCCGCTGCGGATCCTCGGCCAGCACCGGCGCGGCCCGAAAGGTGTCCTGTTCGGGATGAACCTGATCCCGGACGGTACCGGCCGGATAGCTGTCGGCGACCCGGTGACGGTTCCCGCCGGCCCGGCTGCCAGACCATTCAGCCCGGACTCTTAG
- a CDS encoding GNAT family N-acetyltransferase — MSCQPSVHLGFVLDPPLDDDLRERIIAVWVAATNAGGAVGFVAPVTAAQVRPTAEAAFAGVDAGIDRLLVGVDAGGLAAFVFVTSNRFDLKEHWRVLKRVVVAPDRQGRGYGLALLAEAERVGRALGLTALQVTVRDGHGLPTFW, encoded by the coding sequence ATGAGTTGCCAACCCTCCGTACACCTGGGTTTCGTCCTGGATCCGCCGCTCGACGACGACCTGCGGGAGCGAATCATCGCGGTCTGGGTGGCGGCCACCAACGCCGGTGGGGCGGTCGGGTTCGTTGCCCCGGTGACCGCCGCGCAGGTCCGGCCGACCGCCGAGGCCGCGTTCGCCGGGGTGGATGCCGGCATCGACCGGCTGCTCGTCGGCGTCGACGCCGGCGGGCTGGCCGCGTTCGTCTTCGTCACCAGCAACCGGTTCGACCTCAAGGAGCACTGGCGCGTACTCAAGCGGGTGGTCGTCGCGCCGGACCGGCAGGGCCGTGGCTACGGACTGGCTCTGCTGGCCGAGGCGGAGCGGGTCGGCCGCGCGCTCGGCCTGACTGCACTGCAGGTCACCGTCCGCGACGGACACGGGCTGCCCACGTTCTGGTAG
- the hutH gene encoding histidine ammonia-lyase produces MPTVIIEPTGMTPEQVRAVARDGVRAQLHPAALAAMTRSRDIVESIERDGRPVYGVSTGFGALASSFVAPDRRSELQHALIRSHAAGIGDPMPDEVVRAMLVLRVRSLAMGRSGVRPLLAQALLDLLNHRVTPWVPRHGSLGASGDLAPLAHCAMVLLGEGWARDPGTGERIDGGAALRRAGLNPVELAAKEGLALINGTDGMLGMLLLAIDDARHLFTMADVTAALAIEAMLGSDRPFQAELHTIRPHPGQAVSAGNIHRLLQRSAVMDSHRDDLMHAVQDAYSMRCAPQVAGAARDTLTFAAMVAGRELGSVVDNPVVLPDGRVESTGNFHGAPLGFAADFLAIAAAEVGAISERRVDRLLDVNRSRDLPAFLSPDAGVNSGLMIAQYTAAGIVAENRRLASPASVDSVPTSGMQEDHVSMGWAAAVKLRTVLDNLTSLLAVELLAAVRGLQLRAPLRPSPAGQAAVEIVGKLAGEPGPDVFLAPVLESVRSVVAGRELRTAIEAEVGPLH; encoded by the coding sequence ATGCCCACTGTGATCATCGAACCGACCGGGATGACTCCCGAGCAGGTACGGGCGGTGGCCCGCGACGGCGTACGGGCGCAGCTGCACCCGGCGGCGCTCGCGGCGATGACCCGCAGCCGCGACATCGTCGAGTCGATCGAACGCGACGGCCGACCCGTGTACGGCGTCTCCACCGGGTTCGGGGCGCTGGCCAGCAGCTTCGTCGCCCCGGACCGACGGTCGGAGTTGCAGCACGCGCTGATCCGCTCGCACGCGGCGGGGATCGGCGACCCGATGCCCGACGAGGTGGTCCGGGCCATGCTGGTGCTGCGGGTCCGGTCGCTGGCGATGGGCCGCTCCGGGGTACGCCCGCTGCTGGCGCAGGCGCTGCTGGATCTGCTCAACCACCGGGTGACGCCCTGGGTGCCCCGGCACGGTTCGCTCGGCGCCTCCGGCGACCTGGCACCACTGGCGCACTGCGCGATGGTGCTCCTCGGCGAGGGCTGGGCCCGGGATCCGGGCACCGGGGAGCGGATCGACGGCGGGGCGGCGCTGCGCCGGGCCGGGCTGAACCCGGTCGAGTTGGCCGCCAAGGAAGGGCTGGCGCTGATCAACGGCACCGACGGCATGCTCGGCATGCTGCTGCTGGCCATCGACGACGCCCGGCACCTGTTCACCATGGCGGACGTGACGGCGGCGTTGGCGATCGAGGCGATGCTCGGCTCGGACCGGCCGTTCCAGGCCGAACTGCACACCATCCGGCCGCATCCCGGTCAGGCGGTGTCGGCCGGCAACATCCACCGGCTGCTGCAACGCTCGGCGGTGATGGACTCGCACCGCGACGACCTGATGCACGCGGTGCAGGACGCCTACTCGATGCGCTGCGCACCACAGGTCGCCGGCGCCGCCCGGGACACGCTCACGTTCGCCGCGATGGTGGCCGGCCGGGAGCTGGGGTCGGTGGTGGACAACCCGGTGGTGCTCCCCGACGGCCGGGTCGAGTCGACCGGCAACTTCCACGGCGCGCCGTTGGGCTTCGCCGCCGACTTCCTCGCCATCGCCGCCGCCGAGGTCGGCGCGATCAGCGAACGCCGGGTGGACCGGCTACTGGACGTCAACCGGTCCCGGGACCTGCCGGCGTTCCTGTCCCCGGACGCCGGGGTCAACTCGGGGCTGATGATCGCCCAGTACACCGCCGCCGGCATCGTCGCCGAGAACCGACGGCTGGCCTCTCCGGCCTCGGTGGACTCGGTGCCCACCTCCGGCATGCAGGAGGACCACGTGTCGATGGGCTGGGCCGCCGCCGTCAAGCTGCGTACCGTGCTGGACAACCTGACCAGCCTGCTCGCTGTGGAGTTGCTGGCCGCCGTACGCGGCCTGCAGTTGCGTGCCCCGCTGCGGCCGTCACCGGCCGGGCAGGCGGCGGTCGAGATCGTCGGCAAGCTCGCCGGTGAGCCCGGGCCGGACGTCTTCCTGGCCCCGGTGCTGGAGTCCGTCCGGAGTGTGGTGGCCGGCCGGGAGTTGCGTACGGCGATCGAGGCCGAGGTCGGCCCACTGCACTGA
- a CDS encoding MurR/RpiR family transcriptional regulator, translated as MNNSDVVSAASAERVLDLFTGVRLTPTQRRIAHSLVQHAGSAAFLSAAEVAELARVSQPSVTRFAMALGYDGYPALRRRLREFATGSGTDGTGLPAPRVGGRRGARRPYAADNEMQRAVRAEAHHLSMLADQLADRDRLTAAGTVLADSVPLPVLGLRAAAPLAHYFGFFAAKVRPDVRVLDSGGSLLPERLEQAREAGASALLAIVLPRCPREAVDALVEARAIGLTIVLITDSALSPAADHADLVLPAPVGDQLVFDLHAAPMALAMVLLQAICDAAPGEAQRRLEQFERSAAQRNVFIG; from the coding sequence GTGAATAACAGTGACGTCGTGTCGGCCGCCTCGGCCGAACGGGTGCTCGACCTGTTCACCGGCGTCCGTCTCACCCCCACCCAGCGACGGATCGCGCACAGCCTCGTGCAGCACGCCGGCTCCGCTGCCTTCCTGTCCGCCGCCGAGGTCGCCGAACTGGCCCGGGTCAGCCAACCGTCGGTCACCCGGTTCGCCATGGCCCTCGGCTACGACGGCTACCCGGCGCTGCGACGACGGCTGCGTGAGTTCGCCACCGGCTCCGGCACCGACGGCACCGGGCTGCCAGCGCCGCGCGTCGGTGGTCGCCGGGGCGCCCGACGGCCCTACGCCGCCGACAACGAGATGCAGCGTGCGGTCCGGGCCGAGGCCCACCACCTGAGCATGCTGGCCGACCAGCTCGCCGACCGGGACCGGCTCACCGCCGCCGGCACGGTCCTGGCCGACAGCGTCCCGCTTCCCGTGCTGGGGCTGCGGGCCGCCGCCCCGCTGGCGCACTACTTCGGCTTCTTCGCCGCCAAGGTCCGCCCCGACGTACGGGTCCTCGACAGCGGCGGCAGCCTGCTGCCCGAACGCCTCGAACAGGCCCGGGAGGCCGGCGCGAGCGCGTTGCTGGCGATCGTGCTGCCCCGCTGCCCCCGGGAGGCGGTGGACGCGCTGGTCGAAGCGCGGGCCATCGGCCTGACCATCGTGCTGATCACCGACTCGGCGCTGAGCCCGGCCGCCGACCACGCCGACCTGGTGCTGCCCGCCCCGGTCGGCGACCAACTGGTCTTCGATCTGCACGCCGCGCCGATGGCGTTGGCGATGGTGCTGTTGCAGGCGATCTGCGACGCCGCGCCCGGCGAGGCGCAGCGCCGGCTGGAGCAGTTCGAACGCTCCGCCGCCCAGCGCAACGTCTTCATCGGCTGA
- a CDS encoding urocanate hydratase has translation MAELIRAARGTTRTAKGWPQEAALRMLMNNLDPDVAERPDDLVVYGGTGRAARDWPSYHALVRTLTELADDETLLVQSGRPVGVLRTHEWAPRVLLANSNLVGDWATWPEFRRLEQLGLTMYGQMTAGSWIYIGTQGILQGTYETFAAVAAKLAAGTGNAPADPTAPPGWIDRVGTASLAGTLTLTAGCGGMGGAQPLAVTMNSGVCLIVDVDPQRLARRVATGYLDTVADTLDEAVALTQAARRDRRALSVGVVGNAATVFPQLLAAGVAIDIVTDQTSAHDPLSYLPEGVDLADAAEYARRAPQEYTERARESMARHVAAMVGFADAGAEVFDYGNSIRDEARLGGFDRAFDFPGFVPAYIRPLFCAGKGPFRWAALSGDPADIAATDRAVLDLFGDNEALARWIRLAGERVAFQGLPARICWLGYGERELAGVRFNEMVASGDLAAPVVIGRDHLDCGSVASPYRETEAMADGSDAIADWPLLNALVNTASGASWVSIHHGGGVGIGRSLHAGQVCVADGSALAGQKIERVLHNDPATGVLRHVDAGYQLAGRVADAQDLPVPMRRR, from the coding sequence ATGGCTGAGCTGATCCGCGCGGCGCGTGGCACCACCCGTACCGCCAAGGGGTGGCCGCAGGAGGCCGCGCTGCGAATGCTGATGAACAACCTCGACCCGGACGTCGCCGAACGCCCCGACGACCTGGTGGTCTACGGCGGCACCGGGCGGGCGGCCCGCGACTGGCCGTCCTACCACGCCCTGGTCCGTACGTTGACCGAGCTGGCCGACGACGAGACGCTGCTGGTCCAGTCCGGCCGGCCGGTCGGGGTGCTGCGCACCCACGAGTGGGCACCCCGGGTGCTGCTGGCCAACTCCAACCTGGTCGGTGACTGGGCCACCTGGCCGGAGTTCCGCCGGCTGGAGCAGCTCGGGCTGACCATGTACGGGCAGATGACCGCCGGCTCCTGGATCTACATCGGCACCCAGGGCATCCTGCAGGGCACCTACGAGACGTTCGCGGCGGTCGCCGCGAAGTTGGCGGCGGGCACCGGCAACGCGCCGGCCGACCCGACCGCACCGCCGGGCTGGATCGACCGGGTCGGCACCGCGTCGCTGGCCGGCACGCTGACCCTGACCGCCGGCTGCGGCGGGATGGGCGGTGCGCAACCGCTCGCGGTCACCATGAACAGCGGGGTGTGTCTGATCGTCGACGTCGACCCGCAGCGGCTCGCCCGCCGGGTCGCCACCGGTTACCTGGACACCGTCGCCGACACGCTGGACGAGGCGGTCGCCCTGACGCAGGCGGCCCGCCGGGACCGGCGGGCGCTGTCGGTCGGGGTGGTCGGCAACGCGGCGACGGTCTTCCCGCAGCTGCTCGCCGCCGGGGTGGCAATCGACATCGTCACCGACCAGACCAGCGCCCACGACCCGCTGAGCTACCTGCCGGAAGGTGTCGACCTGGCCGACGCGGCCGAGTACGCCCGACGGGCACCGCAGGAGTACACCGAGCGGGCGCGGGAGTCGATGGCCCGGCATGTGGCGGCGATGGTCGGCTTCGCCGACGCCGGCGCGGAGGTCTTCGACTACGGCAACTCGATCCGCGACGAGGCCCGGCTCGGCGGCTTCGACCGGGCCTTCGACTTTCCCGGTTTCGTGCCGGCGTACATCCGGCCGCTGTTCTGCGCCGGCAAGGGGCCGTTCCGGTGGGCGGCCCTGTCGGGCGACCCGGCCGACATCGCCGCCACCGACCGGGCGGTCCTCGACCTGTTCGGCGACAACGAGGCGCTGGCCCGCTGGATCCGGCTGGCCGGGGAGCGGGTCGCCTTCCAAGGGCTGCCGGCCCGGATCTGCTGGCTCGGGTACGGCGAACGGGAACTCGCCGGGGTGCGGTTCAACGAGATGGTCGCCAGCGGTGACCTGGCCGCCCCGGTGGTGATCGGCCGGGACCATCTGGACTGCGGATCAGTGGCGTCGCCGTACCGGGAGACCGAGGCGATGGCCGACGGCTCGGACGCGATCGCCGACTGGCCACTGCTCAACGCCCTGGTCAACACGGCCAGCGGCGCGTCCTGGGTGAGCATCCACCACGGCGGCGGGGTCGGCATCGGCCGGTCGCTGCACGCCGGTCAGGTCTGCGTCGCCGACGGGTCGGCGCTGGCGGGGCAGAAGATCGAACGGGTGTTGCACAACGATCCGGCGACCGGAGTGCTGCGCCACGTCGACGCCGGATACCAGCTGGCCGGCCGGGTAGCCGACGCGCAGGACCTGCCGGTGCCGATGAGGCGTCGATGA